In Gloeocapsa sp. DLM2.Bin57, one genomic interval encodes:
- a CDS encoding type II secretion system protein — translation MMLPLIYLKILIKKQSDSGMSLMESLVAIVIISLMAVVTTPPLILAMATRIQTRRAQTAVTLAQKELERIRLIVDSGDYLNNMLPPVASGGGAAITTPSQISTAGAPNAILPAPPCAIPEETCTPYSYNQAWWVDDSQEYFIQTFRTTGVQQDNQVVVFRMGIRVYSKVAEADLGSLRTESAPLYLTRGAGERTVVNRDGSNISARQRQFPLAVIYADFSRGDLIGSLERYHEFIGD, via the coding sequence ATGATGCTGCCCTTAATCTACCTAAAAATCCTGATCAAAAAACAGAGCGACTCTGGTATGTCTTTGATGGAGAGTCTAGTAGCCATTGTGATCATCTCTTTGATGGCAGTTGTTACTACTCCTCCTCTGATTCTAGCCATGGCAACCCGCATTCAAACCCGACGGGCTCAAACCGCGGTAACTCTGGCTCAGAAAGAATTAGAACGTATTCGGCTAATCGTGGATAGTGGAGATTATCTCAATAATATGCTACCTCCTGTAGCTAGCGGCGGGGGCGCAGCAATTACTACCCCTAGTCAAATCTCCACAGCAGGAGCACCTAATGCCATTCTTCCTGCTCCCCCCTGTGCTATTCCTGAAGAGACTTGTACACCCTATAGCTATAACCAAGCTTGGTGGGTGGATGATTCCCAAGAGTACTTTATCCAAACCTTTAGAACTACGGGAGTACAACAAGATAATCAAGTAGTGGTCTTTCGTATGGGTATCAGAGTCTATTCAAAGGTCGCCGAAGCAGATCTAGGCTCTTTACGAACAGAATCTGCTCCCCTTTATCTCACTAGAGGCGCAGGTGAAAGAACCGTGGTTAACCGTGATGGTTCTAATATCTCAGCTCGACAGCGTCAGTTTCCCCTAGCAGTAATTTACGCTGATTTCTCTCGGGGTGATTTAATTGGATCTTTGGAAAGATATCATGAATTTATAGGTGATTAA